A single region of the Gossypium arboreum isolate Shixiya-1 chromosome 12, ASM2569848v2, whole genome shotgun sequence genome encodes:
- the LOC108477722 gene encoding transcriptional regulator SUPERMAN-like, which produces MEPLLYAACSLPNPNLMPASCMWNPKAQPQAADDDSWEVRAFAEDIGNVLGTTWPPRSYTCSFCAREFRSAQALGGHMNVHRRDRAGLHQTYPATDAFRDPATSSILSATAISSSTLLIPTQHFPQNAGFCLLHHHDGVPASQPMNACSIDSPSTLVSISPYPPPVMPPRFSNSSSLYYSNLNGGSNAGGINFRETSIGELDLELRLGHPPPTS; this is translated from the coding sequence TCTGCCTAACCCTAACTTAATGCCTGCCTCGTGCATGTGGAACCCTAAGGCTCAACCTCAAGCTGCAGACGATGATTCCTGGGAGGTTAGGGCCTTTGCAGAGGACATAGGTAATGTTTTGGGCACAACTTGGCCGCCAAGGTCGTATACTTGCTCTTTCTGCGCAAGGGAATTCCGTTCGGCTCAAGCCCTTGGAGGTCACATGAACGTGCACCGCCGTGACAGGGCTGGCCTTCACCAAACGTACCCTGCAACTGATGCATTTAGGGATCCTGCAACTTCCTCAATATTATCTGCTACTGCTATTTCCTCGTCTACCCTCTTAATCCCGACCCAACATTTCCCCCAGAATGCCGGCTTCTGTCTCCTTCACCACCATGATGGGGTTCCCGCTTCTCAACCTATGAATGCATGCTCCATCGATTCACCTTCCACCCTTGTCTCTATTTCACCATATCCCCCTCCGGTAATGCCTCCCAGGTTCAGCAATTCTTCTTCTCTCTATTACAGTAATCTTAATGGTGGGAGCAATGCTGGCGGCATCAACTTCAGGGAAACATCCATTGGAGAGCTTGATCTAGAGCTTCGACTAGGGCATCCGCCACCAACATCTTGA